In Rutidosis leptorrhynchoides isolate AG116_Rl617_1_P2 chromosome 2, CSIRO_AGI_Rlap_v1, whole genome shotgun sequence, one genomic interval encodes:
- the LOC139890198 gene encoding G-type lectin S-receptor-like serine/threonine-protein kinase SD2-5, whose translation MCAPWMISCYNFALIIILNILILKYYSVTAQPFDYPIANLSTTWTNIETAPHSVNFSDLSTVRVILLRGTFGPRFACGFYCNGDCTAYLFAVFIVQTNSGGSIVQPAIGFPQVVWSANRNNPVSYGATLNFTSTGDLVLRDVDGSTVWSTNTAGKSVAGMNLTDDGNLVLFDVNRSFVWQSFDYPTDSLVPEQRLFQGQQLVPSVSSTNWTAQKGLYSLKVITKTGLFGYIESNPPQVYYNYVVPDSITIIEKSYVRLLNGSLSLFINFAEPSNPDNVITIPPASSAQYMKLMPDGHLRVFEWHGAWLEIADLFSQSLEECSYPLACGRNGLCAINKQCSCPVSTSSPKIDYFRAVNDRQPNLGCYEITPLTCDATQERVFIELENVSYFTFIADMLNVNTETCKQACLNDCSCKAAMFQYVLNSSEGDCYLPNDLFTMQNADPNVIHYNALAFVKVQNVRPSTSKIRKGKIQVRTIVISIVGSLSFLVVIVGIIVARIRKRRRNAKMEEEYIEMVPGMPTRFSYAELKTATENFSKKLGQGGFGSVFEGTLEDGSKIAVKCLEGVGQVNKSFLAEVESIGSIHHVNLVRLRGFCACKSERFLVYEFMSNGSLDRWIYYEDREHVLEWDCRKKIILDVAKGLAYLHEDCRQKIIHLDIKPQNILLDQDFNAKVSDFGLSKLIDRNETEVMTTMRGTPGYLAPEWLSSVITEKVDVYSFGIVLLEILCGRKNFDRSQPEESWHLLGVFKKCWEQETLLEIVDGQSEDMKVHSTEVTEMMKVASWCLQTDFTKRPSMSMVVKVLEGMLKDESNLDYNFTDPRVQRTTVEDEKDEIQLFPSLISGPR comes from the coding sequence ATGTGTGCACCATGGATGatttcatgttataattttgcCTTAATTATCATCTTAAACatcttaatcttaaagtactactcaGTCACTGCACAACCCTTTGATTACCCAATTGCAAACCTTTCTACTACATGGACCAACATTGAAACTGCACCTCATTCTGTTAACTTCAGTGATTTGTCAACGGTCCGAGTCATTCTCTTAAGAGGAACATTCGGGCCACGATTCGCTTGCGGTTTCTATTGCAATGGGGACTGCACGGCGTATCTCTTTGCAGTCTTTATCGTTCAGACCAATAGTGGGGGAAGTATTGTTCAACCTGCTATAGGGTTCCCTCAAGTAGTATGGTCTGCTAATCGAAATAATCCAGTTAGTTATGGTGCAACGCTGAATTTTACTTCAACGGGAGATTTAGTCCTACGAGATGTTGATGGAAGTACAGTTTGGAGTACCAACACTGCAGGAAAATCAGTTGCTGGTATGAACTTAACTGATGATGGTAATTTGGTGTTGTTTGATGTTAATCGATCTTTCGTTTGGCAATCTTTTGATTACCCAACCGATAGTTTGGTCCCGGAGCAAAGACTTTTTCAAGGTCAACAGTTGGTACCTAGCGTTTCGTCAACTAATTGGACGGCTCAAAAAGGTTTGTATTCTCTTAAAGTCATTACTAAAACAGGTTTGTTTGGTTATATTGAATCAAACCCACCTCAAGTCTATTATAATTACGTGGTACCAGATTCAATCACAATTATAGAAAAGAGTTACGTAAGGTTATTAAATGGGAGTTTGTCGTTATTTATTAATTTTGCTGAGCCGAGTAATCCAGATAATGTGATTACAATACCTCCTGCATCGTCGGCTCAGTATATGAAACTTATGCCAGACGGGCATTTGAGAGTATTTGAATGGCATGGAGCATGGTTAGAGATTGCTGATTTATTCAGCCAGTCTCTTGAAGAATGCAGTTATCCATTAGCTTGTGGGCGAAATGGGCTTTGCGCGATTAATAAGCAATGTAGTTGTCCTGTATCAACAAGTTCTCCCAAAATAGACTATTTCAGGGCTGTGAACGATCGACAACCGAACCTTGGATGCTATGAGATTACTCCACTTACGTGTGATGCGACACAAGAGCGTGTTTTTATTGAACTTGAGAATGTTTCGTATTTCACGTTTATCGCAGACATGCTAAATGTGAATACGGAGACTTGTAAGCAGGCATGTCTCAACGATTGCTCGTGTAAAGCTGCCATGTTTCAGTATGTTTTGAATTCTTCAGAGGGAGATTGTTATTTACCGAATGATCTTTTTACCATGCAGAATGCTGACCCGAATGTAATTCACTACAATGCTTTGGCTTTTGTAAAGGTCCAGAATGTAAGACCCTCTACATCCAAAATACGAAAGGGAAAAATTCAGGTTAGAACAATAGTCATTTCCATCGTTGGAAGTTTATCGTTTTTGGTAGTTATAGTAGGGATTATAGTAGCTAGAATTCGCAAGCGAAGAAGAAATGCTAAAATGGAGGAAGAGTATATAGAAATGGTTCCAGGAATGCCCACGCGGTTTTCGTATGCAGAGTTGAAAACTGCAACCGAGAATTTCAGTAAAAAGCTCGGTCAAGGAGGGTTTGGATCGGTTTTTGAAGGGACACTTGAAGATGGTTCAAAAATTGCCGTAAAATGTCTTGAGGGTGTTGGGCAGGTTAACAAGTCATTTTTGGCTGAGGTTGAATCCATTGGAAGCATTCACCATGTGAATTTGGTTAGACTTCGAGGATTTTGTGCATGCAAATCAGAACGATTTCTCGTGTATGAGTTCATGAGCAATGGTTCATTAGATAGATGGATCTACTATGAAGATCGAGAGCACGTACTCGAATGGGATTGTAGAAAGAAAATCATTCTTGACGTAGCAAAAGGTTTAGCGTATCTTCACGAAGATTGTAGACAAAAAATTATCCATCTTGATATTAAACCTCAAAACATACTACTCGACCAAGATTTCAACGCAAAAGTTTCAGATTTCGGGTTGTCAAAGCTCATTGATAGAAACGAGACCGAAGTGATGACTACAATGAGAGGTACCCCCGGTTATCTGGCTCCAGAGTGGCTGAGCTCAGTTATCACTGAAAAAGTTGATGTTTATAGCTTTGGGATCGTTCTGTTAGAGATTTTATGCGGGAGGAAGAATTTTGACAGATCACAGCCGGAAGAAAGTTGGCACTTACTCGGTGTGTTTAAAAAATGTTGGGAACAAGAGACGTTGTTAGAGATTGTTGACGGGCAGAGTGAAGATATGAAGGTGCACAGTACAGAGGTGACGGAGATGATGAAAGTGGCTTCGTGGTGTTTGCAAACTGATTTTACGAAAAGGCCATCAATGTCAATGGTTGTTAAGGTACTAGAAGGGATGTTGAAAGATGAGTCGAACTTGGACTACAACTTTACAGATCCAAGAGTGCAAAGAACAACAGTTGAAGATGAGAAAGATGAAATACAATTGTTTCCTTCTCTTATATCTGGGCCTAGATGA